A single window of Granulicella mallensis MP5ACTX8 DNA harbors:
- the pgsA gene encoding CDP-diacylglycerol--glycerol-3-phosphate 3-phosphatidyltransferase, translating to MNLPNSITLTRIASVPLLIWALSPKFPLQGFHGEQELFASALFILASITDGLDGYLARKRGQITTLGILLDPLADKLMVTAAYIVLVAYNPRIVPPWIAVLVIGREFLVSGLRSIASSEGFTIEASELGKLKTVIQIVSVVAAILNHRWDYWNLWGFPIGVHLIAVTAIYWMSIVSIISAVDYFVGFWKKIDRASTGKRRRRSSILSRKKREIAPTV from the coding sequence GTGAACCTGCCCAACTCCATCACGCTCACCCGCATCGCCAGCGTCCCGCTGCTGATCTGGGCGTTGTCGCCGAAGTTCCCCTTGCAGGGGTTCCACGGCGAGCAGGAGCTCTTTGCCTCGGCACTGTTCATTCTGGCTTCGATCACGGACGGCCTCGACGGCTACCTGGCTCGCAAGCGTGGCCAAATCACCACACTGGGCATCCTGCTCGATCCGCTGGCGGACAAGCTGATGGTAACCGCCGCCTATATCGTTCTGGTGGCCTACAACCCCCGCATCGTCCCCCCCTGGATTGCGGTGCTGGTCATCGGCCGCGAGTTCCTCGTGAGCGGCCTGCGATCGATTGCGTCCTCCGAGGGCTTCACCATCGAGGCCAGCGAACTGGGCAAGCTGAAGACCGTCATCCAGATCGTCTCGGTCGTGGCGGCGATCCTGAATCATCGCTGGGACTACTGGAACCTGTGGGGCTTCCCGATCGGCGTGCACCTGATCGCCGTCACCGCGATCTACTGGATGTCGATCGTATCGATCATCTCGGCGGTGGACTACTTCGTCGGTTTCTGGAAGAAGATCGACCGCGCCTCTACCGGCAAGCGCCGCCGCCGCAGTTCGATATTGAGCCGCAAAAAACGCGAGATCGCCCCAACAGTTTAA
- a CDS encoding Glu/Leu/Phe/Val family dehydrogenase, translating to MQTLTLEQETNPWEAQAARFDEAATRLKLDAGIWKVLRYPSREIIVHIPVSMDDGSIEVFTGYRVQHSVARGPAKGGIRYAPDVSLDEVRALASWMTWKCAVVNIPFGGAKGGVICDPKKMSQGELERMTRRYTASLIEFIGPEKDVPAPDMNTNEQTMAWIMDTYSMHMGQTVTSVVTGKPVNIGGSRGRREATGRGVSIVCDQALKYLNMTPESTTVIVQGFGNVGSNSAKLLWDKGYKVIGIGEYDGALFNPNGIDISELLEYRARHGVIHGFPGADAADKDDLLTRKCDVLIPAATENVITSKNADRIKARILCEGANGPTTTVADEILADKGVFVIPDILANAGGVTTSYFEWVQDRMGYFWTEDEVNQRLERIMIDSFDDVLQYAVKHEVNNRIAAYMLAIDRVAYTTKQRGIYA from the coding sequence ATGCAAACGCTCACGCTGGAGCAAGAGACAAATCCATGGGAGGCGCAGGCGGCGCGCTTCGATGAAGCCGCCACACGACTGAAACTCGACGCTGGAATCTGGAAGGTGCTGCGTTATCCCTCGCGCGAGATCATCGTGCACATTCCGGTCAGCATGGACGACGGCAGCATTGAAGTCTTCACCGGCTATCGCGTGCAGCACTCCGTGGCGCGCGGCCCCGCCAAGGGCGGCATCCGCTACGCGCCGGACGTCTCGCTGGACGAAGTACGCGCGCTCGCAAGCTGGATGACCTGGAAGTGCGCCGTGGTCAACATCCCCTTCGGCGGTGCCAAGGGCGGCGTGATCTGCGACCCCAAGAAGATGAGCCAGGGCGAGCTCGAGCGCATGACGCGCCGCTACACCGCCTCGCTGATCGAGTTCATAGGGCCGGAAAAAGATGTGCCGGCGCCGGACATGAACACCAACGAGCAGACCATGGCCTGGATCATGGACACCTACTCCATGCACATGGGCCAGACCGTAACCAGCGTGGTAACGGGCAAGCCCGTTAATATCGGCGGCTCGCGCGGCCGTCGCGAGGCCACAGGCCGCGGCGTCAGCATCGTCTGCGACCAGGCGCTGAAGTACCTGAACATGACCCCCGAGAGCACGACCGTCATCGTGCAGGGCTTCGGCAACGTCGGCTCGAACTCCGCCAAGCTGCTCTGGGACAAGGGCTATAAGGTCATCGGCATCGGCGAGTACGACGGCGCGCTCTTCAACCCCAACGGCATCGACATCAGCGAACTGCTGGAGTATCGCGCCCGGCACGGCGTCATCCACGGCTTCCCCGGGGCCGACGCCGCCGACAAGGACGACCTGCTCACCCGTAAATGCGACGTGCTGATCCCCGCCGCGACGGAAAACGTCATCACCAGCAAAAACGCCGACCGCATCAAGGCGCGCATCCTGTGTGAGGGCGCGAACGGACCGACAACAACCGTCGCCGACGAGATCCTCGCCGACAAGGGCGTCTTCGTCATCCCGGACATCCTGGCCAACGCCGGCGGCGTCACCACCAGCTACTTCGAGTGGGTCCAGGACCGCATGGGCTACTTCTGGACTGAAGACGAGGTCAACCAGCGGCTCGAGCGCATCATGATCGACAGCTTCGACGACGTTCTGCAATACGCGGTAAAACACGAGGTCAACAACCGCATCGCCGCCTACATGCTGGCGATCGACCGCGTAGCCTATACGACTAAACAGCGCGGAATCTACGCGTAA
- the trpE gene encoding anthranilate synthase component I — MPTRTITTPSLRDFQRLARTHSLVPVTRTVAADLETPVSAFLRVAAKEPEAFLLESVEGGEHVGRYTFIGIRPYKKMIARDGQITVIEGRKRRTYDADIFSELKTALEGETPAKLPGLPPFTAGAVGFFAYDVVRRIEKLPELAADELHVPDAYLMFFDEVLAFDHVKKAIHLIVTAGARARLNTAAYADANKRLNRLERLLNTAIPKLPVSSAKGALKLKPRTKAADFMRAVETTKEYITAGDIFQCVLSQRFDCVPGVDAFEIYRSLRIVNPSPYLYFLRFGLGGEGKKSKKREAHIVGSSPELLVRVHDGNVEYRPIAGTRPRGTDEAADRALEESLRSDAKEVAEHVMLVDLGRNDVGRVSEYGTVRVKDLMFIERYSHVMHLVSALEGKLRSDLAPVDAFRACFPAGTLSGAPKIRAMEIIEELEPARRGVYGGAIFYADFSGNLDSCIAIRTLFMDGEKGYIQAGAGIVADSVPLKEHEECGNKAKAVVRAIERARGV; from the coding sequence ATGCCTACGCGCACGATTACGACACCGTCCCTCCGCGACTTCCAACGGCTTGCCCGAACCCACTCGCTGGTCCCCGTTACGCGCACCGTCGCCGCCGATCTTGAAACCCCTGTCTCGGCCTTTCTGCGTGTTGCCGCGAAAGAGCCTGAGGCCTTTCTGCTGGAGTCTGTCGAAGGCGGCGAGCATGTGGGCCGGTATACCTTCATCGGGATTCGACCCTACAAGAAGATGATTGCGCGCGACGGCCAGATCACCGTCATCGAAGGCCGCAAGCGGCGCACCTATGACGCCGATATCTTCAGCGAGTTGAAGACCGCTCTGGAAGGCGAGACGCCGGCCAAGCTGCCCGGTCTGCCGCCTTTTACCGCCGGTGCTGTGGGCTTCTTTGCGTATGACGTCGTGCGTCGCATTGAGAAGTTGCCGGAGCTGGCTGCCGACGAACTTCATGTTCCGGACGCGTACCTGATGTTCTTCGACGAGGTGCTGGCCTTCGATCATGTGAAGAAGGCGATCCATTTGATTGTGACGGCGGGGGCTCGGGCGCGGCTGAACACCGCGGCCTATGCCGATGCGAATAAGCGGCTCAACCGGCTGGAACGCCTGTTGAACACCGCGATTCCGAAGCTCCCTGTCTCCAGCGCGAAGGGAGCGCTCAAGCTGAAGCCGCGCACGAAGGCTGCCGACTTTATGCGCGCCGTCGAGACGACGAAGGAGTACATCACGGCGGGAGACATCTTCCAGTGCGTGCTCTCGCAGCGCTTCGACTGCGTGCCGGGTGTCGATGCGTTCGAGATCTATCGCTCCCTGCGCATCGTGAATCCCTCGCCCTATCTGTACTTTCTGCGCTTTGGCCTGGGAGGGGAAGGGAAGAAGAGCAAGAAGCGGGAGGCGCATATTGTGGGCTCGTCGCCGGAGCTATTGGTCCGTGTGCACGATGGCAATGTTGAGTATCGTCCCATTGCAGGCACGCGTCCTCGCGGTACGGATGAAGCCGCGGACCGCGCGCTTGAGGAGAGCCTGCGCTCCGACGCCAAGGAGGTGGCGGAGCATGTGATGCTCGTTGACCTTGGCCGCAACGATGTAGGCCGTGTCAGCGAGTACGGCACGGTGCGGGTAAAGGACCTGATGTTTATCGAGCGCTACTCGCATGTGATGCATTTGGTGAGCGCGCTCGAAGGCAAGCTACGCTCGGACCTTGCGCCGGTCGATGCCTTCCGGGCCTGCTTCCCTGCGGGTACGCTGAGTGGTGCACCGAAGATCCGGGCGATGGAGATTATCGAAGAGCTTGAGCCTGCGCGGCGCGGTGTCTATGGCGGCGCGATCTTCTATGCGGATTTCAGCGGCAACCTTGATTCCTGCATTGCGATTCGCACGTTGTTTATGGATGGGGAGAAGGGTTATATCCAGGCGGGTGCGGGGATTGTTGCCGATTCGGTGCCTCTGAAGGAGCATGAAGAGTGTGGGAATAAGGCTAAGGCTGTGGTGAGAGCGATTGAGCGGGCGAGAGGTGTGTGA
- a CDS encoding anthranilate synthase component II, with amino-acid sequence MVFVLDNYDSFTYNLVQYMGELGAEVVVRRNDELTPEEVVAMKPERILLSPGPCTPQDAGILIPLIQHLATLPKKQQIPVLGVCLGHQAIGAAFGGEVVRAPQLMHGKTSAIEHDGRTLFRGIPQPMTCTRYHSLIVAEDSLPDELEVSARVAGESMIMALRHRTLPIEGVQFHPESVLTDHGKQLIANFLKQ; translated from the coding sequence ATGGTCTTCGTTCTCGACAACTACGACTCCTTTACTTACAACCTCGTGCAGTACATGGGCGAGCTGGGTGCCGAGGTGGTCGTGCGCCGCAATGATGAACTGACGCCGGAAGAGGTTGTTGCGATGAAGCCGGAGCGCATCCTGCTCTCGCCCGGCCCGTGCACGCCGCAGGATGCCGGAATTCTCATCCCGCTGATCCAGCACCTGGCGACGCTTCCGAAGAAGCAGCAGATTCCGGTGCTCGGCGTCTGCCTGGGGCATCAGGCCATTGGCGCGGCGTTTGGCGGCGAGGTGGTTCGTGCGCCGCAGCTCATGCACGGCAAGACCAGCGCCATCGAGCATGATGGCCGCACCTTGTTTCGCGGCATCCCGCAGCCGATGACCTGCACGCGCTATCACTCGCTGATCGTGGCGGAGGACTCCCTGCCCGATGAGCTAGAGGTCTCTGCGCGGGTTGCCGGCGAGTCGATGATCATGGCGCTGCGCCATCGCACGCTGCCGATCGAAGGGGTGCAGTTCCATCCGGAGAGCGTGCTGACCGATCACGGCAAGCAGCTCATCGCTAACTTCCTGAAGCAATAG
- a CDS encoding nuclease has protein sequence MPLTKQSFILMAGVAMLSLPAVAPAVAQDVPQSMGSVATHDALVTGGLEVRGEKANLVSNASITAYDRTAPISLQRGGEVLVCSTSQFHLLHSGSGESLLFGLDRGSIEIHSPSQSQDVILTPDLRFTLVTQGNLDLRIRVTGNGDTCVDNAGAKAPELQISDVFSSESYRLTAGQHVLFEHGSLREVVDRESSSCGCPEAVLPVTEVAAASSGGSTPAAVAAQNPFPTAVSQGLAPPPPPANSAPVGVEHVQVSDSLSYNAGQTTAVAAPAAPPVKAVPVSMEPPPSPPGAGEIFHAVGRFFHKLFHPGS, from the coding sequence ATGCCGTTGACTAAGCAAAGCTTCATTCTCATGGCCGGAGTCGCAATGCTGAGCCTTCCTGCTGTCGCCCCTGCGGTGGCCCAGGATGTCCCGCAGAGCATGGGGTCGGTTGCGACCCATGATGCCCTGGTTACAGGTGGCCTCGAGGTTCGGGGGGAGAAGGCGAACCTGGTCTCGAACGCCTCCATTACGGCCTACGATCGCACGGCTCCGATTAGCCTCCAGAGGGGCGGTGAGGTTCTGGTGTGTTCGACCAGCCAGTTTCACCTGCTGCATAGCGGGAGCGGGGAGTCGCTGCTGTTCGGGCTCGATCGCGGTTCGATCGAGATTCACTCGCCCTCGCAGTCGCAGGACGTCATTCTGACGCCGGATCTGCGATTCACGCTGGTGACCCAGGGCAATCTCGATCTCCGCATCCGGGTCACGGGTAATGGCGATACATGCGTGGACAATGCCGGTGCCAAGGCTCCCGAGCTGCAGATCTCCGATGTGTTTTCGAGTGAGAGCTACCGGCTGACGGCGGGGCAGCATGTGCTGTTCGAGCACGGCAGCCTGCGCGAGGTGGTCGATCGCGAGAGCTCGTCTTGTGGCTGCCCGGAAGCGGTGCTGCCCGTTACTGAGGTCGCCGCGGCTTCGTCCGGAGGCTCTACACCGGCTGCGGTGGCTGCCCAGAACCCGTTTCCCACGGCGGTGAGCCAGGGGCTTGCGCCGCCTCCACCCCCTGCAAACTCTGCCCCGGTAGGAGTGGAGCATGTGCAGGTTTCGGACTCTCTCTCCTATAACGCAGGTCAGACGACCGCGGTTGCCGCCCCCGCGGCCCCACCGGTGAAGGCGGTGCCGGTCTCTATGGAGCCTCCGCCCTCTCCGCCGGGTGCCGGTGAGATCTTCCACGCGGTGGGGCGGTTCTTTCATAAGCTCTTCCACCCGGGGAGTTGA
- the efp gene encoding elongation factor P, translated as MAIPATQMRPGMIIKFKDELHLVFSVEHRTPGNLRAFIQAKLRNVRTGGMFVERFRSPDPIERVIVDEIKMEYLYNDGDDYYFMDQQTFEQTNLKRETLGDAVEYLTPNLLISVSIHDGKPVGIELPTSVEMTVVETEPGIKSATASSVTKPAKMETGLVVQVPPFINEGEKIRVDTAEGAYMSRA; from the coding sequence ATGGCGATTCCCGCCACGCAGATGCGCCCCGGCATGATTATCAAGTTCAAGGACGAGCTTCACCTCGTCTTCTCCGTAGAGCACCGCACCCCGGGAAATCTGCGCGCTTTCATCCAGGCCAAGCTGCGTAACGTCCGCACTGGCGGCATGTTCGTCGAGCGCTTCCGTTCGCCCGACCCCATCGAGCGCGTCATCGTCGACGAGATCAAGATGGAGTACCTCTACAACGACGGCGACGACTACTACTTCATGGACCAGCAAACGTTTGAGCAGACCAACCTGAAGCGCGAGACGCTCGGCGATGCCGTCGAATACCTCACGCCGAACCTGCTGATCTCCGTCAGCATTCATGACGGCAAGCCGGTCGGAATCGAACTGCCGACCTCGGTCGAGATGACGGTCGTCGAGACGGAGCCAGGCATCAAGTCCGCGACGGCCAGCTCGGTGACGAAGCCCGCCAAGATGGAGACGGGCCTTGTGGTGCAGGTGCCGCCGTTCATCAACGAAGGCGAGAAGATCCGCGTCGACACGGCTGAAGGCGCTTACATGAGCCGCGCGTAG
- a CDS encoding acylphosphatase, which produces MVVHFLIRGRVQGVGFRWFVHREAAELGLRGWVRNTDTGEVEIVAAGDAETLEDLRVELRKGSRGSRVDAIVEHELAESEGESLGAFQIEGAW; this is translated from the coding sequence ATGGTTGTCCACTTTCTCATCCGCGGGCGTGTGCAGGGCGTCGGCTTTCGCTGGTTCGTTCACCGCGAAGCCGCCGAGCTCGGCCTGCGCGGCTGGGTGCGCAATACCGATACCGGCGAGGTTGAAATCGTCGCCGCAGGCGATGCGGAGACGCTTGAAGATCTCCGCGTCGAGCTGCGCAAGGGCTCGCGCGGAAGCCGCGTCGATGCCATCGTCGAACACGAACTGGCCGAGAGCGAAGGTGAGTCGCTCGGAGCGTTTCAAATTGAAGGAGCCTGGTAA
- a CDS encoding adenine phosphoribosyltransferase — MSQPINCEPLKALVRGVPDFPKPGILFYDITTLLKDQTGFAQLIDAFAQYYIDKHVDLVLGIEARGFIFGPALAYRLNAGFVPVRKPGKLPAETATIKYDLEYGSDSLQIHKDAIQPGQRVIIVDDLLATGGTMLATTQLVKQLGGEIVGLTVAIELDFLKGRAKFPDMDVFSLMHYDE; from the coding sequence ATGTCTCAACCGATTAATTGTGAGCCGCTCAAGGCACTCGTCCGTGGTGTTCCCGATTTTCCCAAGCCCGGTATCCTCTTTTACGACATCACCACGCTGCTCAAGGACCAGACCGGCTTTGCTCAGCTGATCGATGCGTTTGCGCAGTACTACATCGACAAGCATGTGGATCTCGTCCTCGGTATCGAGGCGCGCGGCTTCATCTTTGGCCCGGCGCTGGCCTATCGTCTGAACGCGGGATTTGTGCCTGTGCGCAAGCCCGGCAAGCTACCCGCAGAGACCGCGACCATCAAGTATGACCTCGAGTACGGCTCGGACTCGCTGCAGATCCACAAGGATGCGATCCAGCCCGGACAGCGCGTCATCATCGTCGATGACCTGCTGGCTACCGGCGGCACGATGCTGGCCACGACGCAGTTGGTGAAGCAGCTTGGCGGCGAGATCGTGGGTCTGACGGTGGCGATCGAGTTGGACTTCCTGAAGGGACGGGCCAAGTTCCCGGATATGGATGTGTTCAGTCTCATGCACTATGACGAATAG
- a CDS encoding energy transducer TonB, translating to MRAYCFTGVIFALLFPGMIAQSSAQSPDPHQRFDQLVAATSLDREGQHPWHLRMSFDLYDLEGKKKESGTAEEWWVSPKSHRLVITSPSFNETIPSAKNEPATINREAYLVHNLLDQAIHPIPHFGGPTNLKVEEKPYTVGKVKLSCLVVTSSVAKDKKESAQAKPINSQFCTEPDRNVLRIRFDDGYGLEIVRNRLANFLNTSVALENGVSYGKLAITGHVDVLETYDPVKTPVELETSSREPERISGLVIAGHSLSKTVPSYPQYARDQHISGTVVLCAIISKQGTISSLDVVASPDPSLSQSSLEAVKHWTYSPYLLDGVPTEIDTTITVNYALR from the coding sequence ATGCGTGCTTATTGCTTCACTGGTGTCATTTTTGCTTTGCTGTTTCCCGGGATGATTGCGCAGAGCTCTGCGCAATCGCCTGATCCACATCAGCGTTTCGATCAGTTGGTCGCTGCGACCTCTCTGGATAGAGAAGGCCAGCATCCATGGCATCTCCGCATGTCTTTCGACCTCTATGACCTGGAGGGAAAAAAGAAAGAGAGCGGTACGGCAGAAGAATGGTGGGTCTCTCCAAAGAGTCATCGATTGGTTATCACTAGTCCTTCTTTCAACGAGACAATTCCATCCGCGAAGAATGAGCCGGCGACTATAAACCGCGAGGCCTATTTAGTTCACAACCTGCTGGATCAGGCCATCCATCCTATTCCTCACTTTGGTGGGCCTACGAATTTAAAGGTGGAGGAAAAACCTTACACCGTTGGCAAAGTAAAGTTATCCTGCCTTGTCGTCACGTCATCCGTTGCTAAGGATAAAAAGGAGTCGGCACAGGCTAAACCCATCAATTCACAGTTCTGCACTGAGCCTGATCGTAATGTGCTCCGCATCCGCTTTGATGACGGTTATGGTCTTGAGATTGTTCGCAACCGTTTGGCGAATTTTCTGAATACTTCAGTGGCCCTGGAGAACGGTGTTTCGTACGGGAAGTTGGCGATTACGGGGCATGTCGATGTTCTTGAAACCTACGATCCTGTAAAGACGCCTGTTGAGCTCGAGACCTCTTCCAGAGAGCCTGAGAGGATTTCGGGTCTGGTCATTGCAGGGCATTCTTTGAGTAAAACTGTTCCCTCATACCCACAATATGCCCGCGATCAGCATATAAGTGGGACTGTAGTCCTCTGCGCTATTATTTCGAAGCAAGGAACGATTAGTTCGCTGGATGTTGTTGCCAGTCCTGATCCATCGCTTTCCCAATCTTCTCTCGAAGCTGTCAAGCACTGGACCTATTCGCCTTATCTTCTAGATGGGGTTCCAACTGAAATCGACACGACTATTACAGTGAATTACGCACTTCGATAA